CTCCTTAATAAACTTTTCCTTTGTCATCCCCGCGAAGGCGGGGATCTCCTTGGTTAGTCTCCGACCTTCTTCACGATGAGCGTGAAGGTGCCGTCCTGGTTGTCGTCGAGTTTCAAGATTTCGTGTCCCTCTTCCTTGATACTGCGCGGCACGTTCTGCACCGGTTCGCCGTCGTTCAGGCGGATAGAAAGGATTTGACCTTCTTCCAGTTCCTCGAGGGCGACCTTCGCCTTCACGAAAGTAGTCGGGCACACGACATCGGTAATGTCGATGGTATCGTCGATTTTGTACTGCGTATCAGCCATTGTAAACCTCCGTAATTTTCTTCGCAAACACGTCGCGGCCGATGCGATCAATGGTGTACTTGAAGCGTTCACCGGGCTTCGCGTTCTCGGCAAAGAACGTGATGGCCGCATCGCAGATGTCCAGCAGCTTTTGCTTGTCTTCGATGAAGGGGATAATCGTTTCGCCCTTGTTGATGTTGTTGCCGAAAAGCCCGCCGAAGGAGACGATGTAGCCGTGTGTATCTTCCCAGGCGTCCGTCGGGCAAGACTTGTAGCAGCGTCCGCAGAAGTTGCACTGCGATTCGTCGAAGATAACCTTCTTGTTTTCGACCTTGATGGCGCCCTTGCGGCAAGTCTTTGCGCAAAGCCCGCAGCCGATGCACTTGTCCTCGATCCACTTGACCTTGATGGCACCCTTGATGCCTACGTCGTTTTCTTCGGCCTTGAGGCAGTTGTTCTGGCAACCGGTCACGCCGAACTTGAACTTGTGCGGGAGTTCGCGAGCAAAGTAACGGTCGTCGAGTTCCTTGGCGAGCGCGTAGGTATCAATACAGCCACTCGGGCAAACCGCTTCGCCCTGGCATGCCGTGATGGTGCGCACACGCGGTCCGCAAACGCCCGGTTCCACGCCGCCTTCGGCCAGGGCTGCCTTCACGTCTTCTACGTTTTCGAGCTTGATGAACGGGATTTCGACGCTCTGCCTGGAGGTCAAATGAGCGTAACCTTCACCGTATTTTTCGGCGACTTCTGCGATTTTAGCGAGTTGTGTTGCAGTCAAATTGCCGCCCACCACGCGCACGCGCAGCGAGAAGTTGTTCTTCTGCTTCTGGCGCATCCAACCGCCCTTCTTAAGAGTTGCATAATCCGTTGCCATTTTTGTGTCTCCGTTATTGTCATGCCCGCGAAGGCGGGCATCTCCGTTTAAATATTTTTAATCGCCTGTTCAAAATCTTCTTTCAAATCCCCGATGTCCTCAATCCCGATGCTCACGCGGATAGTCCCTTCGAAAACGCCCGCATGTTCCTTCTGTTCCTTGGAACTGTGCGTAAAGATGGTACTTTCTGGGTGAATCACCAGCGTGCGGATATCGCCGATATTGGTCGCGATGGTGGCGTACTTGAGCCCGTTAATCAGCTTGAACGCTCGTTCCTTCGTGCCCGCATCAATCGTGAGGATTGCGCCTCCCCTGCCACCAAGTTGCTTCTGCACCAGGTCGTAATAGGGGCTGCTTTTGAGGGCCGGATAGTTGACAGAAACGCCATCAAAACCCTGCAAAAATTCCGAGAGTTGCAGCGCGTTGCTGCAAAGGCGATCCATACGGAGTCCGAGTGTTTCAAGCCCGAGCGAATTCAGGAAAGAGGTCGCCGGGGCAACGCAGCAGCCCACGTTACGCCAGATTCCGTTGCGCAGTTTCGCGATGTAGGCAAACTTGCCGAAACGCCTGTATTCTTCGAGGCCCTTGTAGCGGGTGTAATTCCAAGGGAAGTTCCCGCTATCGACAATGAGGCCGCTAATCGCAGAACCGCTCCCGTTAATGTACTTCGAAGACGAATGCACCACGATATCCGCGCCGAAATCGAAGGGATGCACAAGATACGGAGTCGCCGTCGTGCTATCGACAATGAACGGGACGCCGCCCTCGTGGGCAGCATCCGCGACGGCCTTCAGGTCAACGACATTCAGTTTCGGGTTCCCGATAAGTTCGGTAAATACCGCCTTTGTCTTTTCGTTCAGCTGTTCGCGGACACTTTCGGCGGTCACTTCGGTAACGAACCGGGTCGTAATTCCGAACGCCTCCAGGTCGTGGAACAGGTCGATAGTGCCGCCAAAGAGCCCAGCACTCGCAATCACTTCGTCGCCCGCGTGCAAAATGTTCAAAAGCGAGATAGTCACTGCCGCCATGCCCGAAGAGCAGGCCACCGCGCCGATACCCTTCTCGAGTGATGCAATTCGGCGTTCAAAGGAATCGTTCGTGGGGTTCGCGATGCGCGTATATGCAAATCCCGGAGCTTTGTTGTTGAATACGGCTTCGAGTTTTTCGGCGGAATCCTGCGAAAAGGCGCTCACCTGGTAAATGGGCGCAAGCGTAGAACCGCTACATCGGTCGCTACCGAAATTCTGGTGCAATAAAGCAGTATTGAAATCCATTCAGAATGTCTCCGTACAATTTCCGTCCGCAGCCAAATATAGAACGGGATTTCACCCCCGTCCAATACTTAATTTTTATGCGGAATTATCAGTTTTTTCTATAGCGAAACCGCATCCGTTCGTTAAATCACCACCACCGGCTCACGCAGCGACTTGTTTTCGAGCAGGGTCGCGGTGTCGCCCTGGGTCACGAACATGCGGTAGATAAACACGTTCACGGCTTCGCCTACATCGATTCTCGGCTGGTCGAAAG
Above is a window of Fibrobacter sp. DNA encoding:
- a CDS encoding sulfurtransferase TusA family protein, whose amino-acid sequence is MADTQYKIDDTIDITDVVCPTTFVKAKVALEELEEGQILSIRLNDGEPVQNVPRSIKEEGHEILKLDDNQDGTFTLIVKKVGD
- a CDS encoding 4Fe-4S binding protein — protein: MATDYATLKKGGWMRQKQKNNFSLRVRVVGGNLTATQLAKIAEVAEKYGEGYAHLTSRQSVEIPFIKLENVEDVKAALAEGGVEPGVCGPRVRTITACQGEAVCPSGCIDTYALAKELDDRYFARELPHKFKFGVTGCQNNCLKAEENDVGIKGAIKVKWIEDKCIGCGLCAKTCRKGAIKVENKKVIFDESQCNFCGRCYKSCPTDAWEDTHGYIVSFGGLFGNNINKGETIIPFIEDKQKLLDICDAAITFFAENAKPGERFKYTIDRIGRDVFAKKITEVYNG
- a CDS encoding O-acetylhomoserine aminocarboxypropyltransferase/cysteine synthase, which produces MDFNTALLHQNFGSDRCSGSTLAPIYQVSAFSQDSAEKLEAVFNNKAPGFAYTRIANPTNDSFERRIASLEKGIGAVACSSGMAAVTISLLNILHAGDEVIASAGLFGGTIDLFHDLEAFGITTRFVTEVTAESVREQLNEKTKAVFTELIGNPKLNVVDLKAVADAAHEGGVPFIVDSTTATPYLVHPFDFGADIVVHSSSKYINGSGSAISGLIVDSGNFPWNYTRYKGLEEYRRFGKFAYIAKLRNGIWRNVGCCVAPATSFLNSLGLETLGLRMDRLCSNALQLSEFLQGFDGVSVNYPALKSSPYYDLVQKQLGGRGGAILTIDAGTKERAFKLINGLKYATIATNIGDIRTLVIHPESTIFTHSSKEQKEHAGVFEGTIRVSIGIEDIGDLKEDFEQAIKNI